Within Danaus plexippus unplaced genomic scaffold, MEX_DaPlex mxdp_52, whole genome shotgun sequence, the genomic segment attctatattaatttaagatatacatatatttctataacgataattcaaatattcttttaattcatgACTTTACATAatcaagtacttttttttacttgtaggTAGCATGTTATTGTAGTACATGTagtccatgtaaagtttcaatttttagattcattttgTATGTGGGTTTTAGTGCAAGcagtaagtttaaattcattttgtgcGTCGTTTTATGTGAAATCTGGAACAGTACGCGGTAAGTgattttgtgtatatacatactagtatatattttactgttcgtttcatcgtttttatgtaataattgtatattgaccgtcagcttttaatatgatttaataaaattataaataattttcgaaaataattacatttgatggttaaaattcttcatcatATCTATCTACACCATGCaccattatttacttatttctttcaaCTTTCTTTGTCCGTATTATCACCACTACTAACATGTTGTAttagaaacttttcattttgtcccccgctataacattataatatcttatccGCCTTTATTCAAGGATTTCACCCTATAATGAtcgttatcatatattttgcaactttataaaatctggCATATTTGTTGACAAGTTTTCCACTCgttaatccttttttttattattattattatgctacgctgaatttgtactaaatcgcctaaaagaattttgtataattaagtcTTTTTTATCGTACCcctctttactttttatagaaacgttaatattatttttttgagctTGAGAACGCAACTCGGATAtttgagttttgttttttgttttacagtaTAAAATGCAGTTCAAATCGAGGCTTATATCCATATAGTAATTCTAAAGGACATTTCTGGGTACTGCTGTTTATGCTGTAATGGATGCCTCTTTTCCActtatggaataaattgttCCCAGTCTATCTCATTTTCACCAGTAGACGCTGTTAATGATTGAAGAATGGTGCGATTACTACGTTCGACTTGCCCTTTTGCTCTTAGACAGGGAActgcatttaatatatgccGAATTTGTTTAAGGGTGCAATAGTTTGAAAACTTTTGGTTGGTAAAAGCCTTCCCACGGTCTGTTGTTATTCGAGTAGCCAGTCCGAAAACGAGCGTAAGAAAATTCATTGTATGTATTACGTGAATTGTAAAAGTATTAGGAACAGGTTGCagtcaaacaaatttactgAAAGCGTCTATTACTACcaataagtaacaattttgGTTTAACGAATTTACACAAGGGACCAAATTATTGAGATGCCACGGAATATTCCGTTTTTCAATGGGATTTAAAAAGCCTCGTTTCccaatggtttttttttttggcaaattgACACGGAATGCATACCTTCacatatttagtaacaaatcGTTTTAGTTTTTCGAACTAATATTGTCTCTGAACAATCTCAATAACCCTGGTTGCATTCGTGTGACCATTatcatgaaacatttttgCGATTTTATACTCGTCTACTTTTCTATGCAGAATACCGTCTTTTAATAGATACAACttcttatattcataattatttatgttattaataatgacttgTAATTCAAGATCATCATTTTGCACTGCTGTAATCCAATTTTCTGTTGTAATATGTTGTAAAGGTAGAGCATTGCGACTCAGCGCGTCTACGTGttgaatttgtatttctgGTCTATATTGCACTTCAAAATTGTAACTTTGTAGTTCTAGCCATCATCGTCCTATCCTCGGTAACTACTGAGAGCCTGAcaatcgataaatattttaaaaggtcgACCCAAGAGATATACAGgaaattttctaatactaaACACAACTGCCATTGCTTTAAGTTCATACgagtgatatttttgttctatggATGTGGTTTGTTTACTGAAATATGCTATAGGTTTTAATTCACctttcaactgtttttaaaataaaataccaccaACTCCATGACTTGATGCATATATGTTTAACTGTGTTTCAAGTTCGGAATTATATACAGCCAGTACTGGTTCAGATTTTAAAGCTCGTTTATACCAATAAACGAATTTTGTTCTTCTTCCCCCCATTTCCACAATTGGTATTTCGTAGTAAAATACATAGCGGACGAATTCTATTCtcgaaagatttaatgaatttacggAAGTAACCAGCTTACACCCAATAAATCTTCTTAAAtcgtgaatattatttggttctctaaattcatttagtgcttttaatttatttggctaTGGTCGGATCTCTCCACACGATATGATGTGACCTAAGTAATTGATTCTTGCTTTTAAGAATGAACATTTGTCCCGACGCAATATTACACCATATTtgctcaataaaatcaaaattagttCTCAATTTTCCAACGCCTGCGGgatagtttttgaaaataataaaatatcgttgaTAATGAGGAAGCGAATTCAAATCTATACTTATTCAGCATAAAATTCATCActcttttattgacatacgATACGGGTGATGATAAAAGGGAACTTAAGTGGttagttcaatttttatttctatatcaaatctCCTACCCCTACATGATCATCAAAACaatgatcaaatttatttaagattttgaagATTGTCTAGGTCCGATCTTGACACAtctgtatcgattttaatattacccgatttatattcagaaccTCGAGTAATGCAAAGTGtagcaaataatgttatcggttaatatatagggttttccattaagggcgcttgatcgtgcagaacttccatcgtagcgtgtgctgtgtggcacgtagcgccgtcctgttgaaaccacatgttgtccagatccatattctcgatttcaggccaaaagaagttggttatcatcgaccggtatcgctcaccattgacggtgacggccacaccattatcgttttcgaaaaaatacggaccaatcacggctccggcccaaaatccgcaccaaacagtcactttctgcgggtgcattgccacttggtgaacctcgtgtggattggtctcgtcccaaatacggcaattttgcttgttgacatagccattcatccaaaaatgcgcctcgtcgctgaagatgatttttttgccaaaatcggcgtcaacttccaactgctctaatgcccagtcagcgaacacacggcgctgtctatggtcattaaccttgagctcttgggtcagctggatcttgtacgggtgcaggctcaagtcacaacgcaaaattcgccaagttgtcgtctgcgaaaggccgagttcctgtgcgcgacgcggaattgactgccgcgggttttcgaggacactgtcgcgcacagcggcgatattctcggcagatctcgcgttacgttgacgcacgggaaccgactgattgttaactgacccggttgactcgaatttgtccaccaatcgacggatagtcgactcggcaggacgatcatcgcgaccgtaaaacgggcgaagtgcgcggaacgttgctcgaactgaagacccattttcataaaacaattttatgatttgcacgtgctgctcgacactgtaacctgccatggtggtttgggaggacggaatgaatataacacactgcatttgacagctgtcactcaaacaacatggccgcaatcagctgtcaaagttcaagcgtccctattggaaaaccccttatTAAGTCGTTTACGTCGATATACCCCCGGTtaccatttatttcagttatttgttctggaatatcaatttctttaccaAGACACCTATGTTCAGACCGTTCAAGTTTCACAGAACACCATCGACATATTGTCGACAAATTGGtccgtataaactaaaattttgattaatccattaacaattttcaggTCATGAGGTAcctttaattctatttttgatagatcgacgtcattatgatttgaaaatggtagttccatattaacagtgctattattataggaaaatgttaaagtatccGTCGCTTTCGTAACACATATTCCCGGTAATTCACTAAAGGCCCGCCCTATTATCATGTCGGTGTCTTGTAGGTTATCACAAGACTATCAAAACCGATGTGCTAGCCCCGACGCCATCtatgttcaaattcaaaattcaaaagctaCTATAGAGCTTCACCTTctggtgttataatttgacgcccataaccttttatgcttgtttgacatatattatattttaaattgatttttagagCCGCTGATactgttatagtattattaagtcaatatatgcagtcaatttaaaactgttagcaataataattttacgaaattttggTGATCCACATCAATCGGGCTaacaatttagatttcttttcatcGAATTTATTGTGTTAGGTTTGACATAAGAACTATTTGGAGccgatagatttttaaaataacagtcttTCTCTTCATAACCTACTTTACCACAGTGATCGGACTTTTTAAATCTGCAATATTccgttttatgaacaattttattataattattacatcggaCGTTTTCCCTACATTGGGATGATATACATTGGGACGATGTGAGTccacatgaaaaacatttaggccctgaactttatcaaaagttaaattatttgttaattttgaggGTTCAACTATAGTatccgttaaataattaagtatcttaagaACCGGTGGCTTTAGAACCTGTGCCTCGGGTTCCAGCTTTCAAATTACGTGGCAGATTATATGCTCACTTAACTCACATGACTCTCCAAGAGCtggctttttgaaaaataaaagtatcaccTGTGCATCCTGACGTTTGTTAGCAACCATGTCGTGTAGTTTCGCAGCGAAACCGCGCTTAGCAGGTAAAGTCTTTTCCACTCGCTCCAGGTCACATCGATGTTTTATTGGTGTTCAAACCGTAGCAGAGAATTTCCTTCCAAGTTGCTTGtcatgttgtatattaaagctctttttttatcatcatatttAAGCTTCTTACTTGAGCTTCAGCATCtccttgttatttgtatagggTCCAGGTTGTAATTGCGTTGCCATCTCACACTGGCTAGTAACTTCAATCATTTTCTTGTGGTATCTATCTAGATATACACATGTTTAGTgccatcataatataaaacccaCACCAGTAACGTTAATAAAGTAGTCTTATATCAACATTCGGGCGTTTCATTTCCTCGTCCTTATATGGCGACCCTGCCAGCGCAGTATGCGCATCGGTAACGCGAGatcctttaatttaaattactgacaAGTGTTAATTCAAACTCGCCAAAGTTCAAAGTTAATAATGGTcactgtagtttaaaatatgtgtaattcGAAAGTAGAAAAGgaggacatttttataaaccaaaattCTTTAGCTGCCGaaaataatgcatatataaaagaattgaaattCCATGCTTCCACCACAAACattctttttcttataatattactgttgATGAGACTGTTTATCATTTACGTTGTATGGAGAGTATACCGAAAAATGCATCATCGCTGGGTCCAGCAGGGTATACATCAATATGTACTTCGTGGATCGTTCAGACGTCAACGGGCTACCCTACACGGTTCTCCAGCTGTTGCTGAACAAGAAACATAAATTGAAGTGATTTTGGATTGGAGCCGCgtctaaaaattgttaatattcaagaaagaaaaatttgttatttgtccAAACAGTGCGCGAGTAACGTGACTCCAGAATGCAGAACATGCCTATATAAGGGATGCAACGTAGAGACGgactttaatagttttatataattataataatacatattatgtagcgatatatttgtaataactagATAATTAGTGTTaaagtattcatattatttttgtataacttcaaaatacgtaattagtaataatgaattttagtaatatgtatagtttttatattttgatatggcaggcagatgatttaaaaatattgtgccaagttaaaattgattaaagaATACTTAAGGAAAATTGGTCCTGAGCGTAGAAAGGGTAACATTTACATTGTTAAGTTAAGCGAAGCAAATAGTTTGTATAgccaatatttaacattaaattcttatttgcaAAAAGAAGTAAATTGTGGTAATATTAGTGCTAGCGATAGTGAATTGATTGTCGATTATTCACAGcaatttctttcattgtataaagatattgttagATACTCTTCAACGTCATCCGATTCGaaagaatttattagtaattcagGTCAGACTATAGAAACTATAAACAtggaaaaatttgattttaaagttgCTCTGAGTTTGTTACCGGTTATGAATGACGACTTATCTGTAACTAAACAATTAATAGATTCCgttgaatattatgaaaccACCCTTACTGCCGATTCTAAGccccaattaataaattttgtgttaaaaaatcgtttatcGCAATCagcaaaacttaaattacatcCAAGCTATTCTAGTATTTCAGACTTAAttcatgatatgaaaaaagagCTTTTGCCGAAAAAATCTGCTACGACCATCCAAACACAATTGCTGAATTTTAAGCAGAATGAGTTGACCATCAAAGAATACGGTAAGCAAATCACTGAAATGTTTGTTGACTTGACTATTTCACAGGCAGATAACGACCCAGAGACTTATAAGGTGCTTAAGCCCTTAAATGAAAAGCAAGCAATCAAACGATTTGCTGATGGACTGCGAAATCGTAGAACCGGGACTATTATTACAGCGCGTAACTTTACATCTTTAAAAGACGCTATTCAATCTGCATTAGATGAGGAGTTGCCATCCACTTCTAATTCCAATTTAAtgagcataaataaaaaagtttcctGTTTTCGAAATTCCAGGGGACGTTATAATTACCGAGGTAATCAATATCGAGGGTACCGTGCCCACCCACAGCACGGCGGTGGTATGAGCAGAGGCCAACAACCAACGTGGCGTGGCACACAGCGAGGTAGATCATGGCGTGGTAATTCCCGCCCGTACCAGAATAGaggtatgaaaataaaaacaatagcttAAACGTTGGGCAAAATCAAGGTTATGTAAACATCATCGATCGAAATAATTCACAGTCCCAACCCACCCCAtctgttgataatataatcaGTTTTTTCGTGAGTAAaggtcatatattttcatgtaataatCATTCGCGTTTAgttcaatttacttttaacaattgttttgCTTCACATTGTTTAATTGGCACCGGCGCATCAATTTCTGCGCTAGAATCGAAACttgtttatacttataacattCCATTCCATAAAGAGAAATGTGAGTTTAGCGGAATTGGAGGTAGTGTTGAAGCAATTGGATATGTCTTTCTTAATTCGGAAGTGCCCCAAGGatcttttaaacataaattctttgtatttgataCTCTACCTACTAAAGTTTCTGCTATAATTGGCGATGACTTTTGCAAAAAGTATGCGGCGATAAttgattatgaaaacaattatttttcattgattaattcaaataatgatcgaatttatttacctacttttagtaatattaataatgaggtTTTGTATATTCCGTCGCGATCGgaatctatacattttataaatactgatATGAAAGATGATTGTGTGGTATGTTCGAAAGAGTTATCGGAAGGTGTTTACTTAGTCAGTATGTTAGTAAGTCCAATTAGAGGGAAAATACCGattcgaataataaataaaccgaCAGAGATTTTTGTTTGAGTGACGTAAGCCCTAACATTTATAGTGCGAGtgagtataatatatgtatgtttggaaAATCGAATAAGAATTCGGAAcgcgtaaaaaaatattttctattttaaaattacacgaaTATCTAAAGGGGGAAGAACAGGTATCAATCGAAAACATATGTGCGAAATACTgtgatatcttttatttacccGGAGACAGCTTGACTGTGACTGATatctataaacatacaattacattaaaaccaATGTAGATCCAATCTATGTAAAACCATACAGATTACCCCATTCTcaaaaagtagaaataaaaaggcaattagataaaatgttaaatcaagGAATTATTGAACCTTGTAAGAGTGAATGGTCAAGTCCCATTCTACTAGTACCTAAAAAATCGGAAAGTAACGATAAAAAATGGAGATTAGTAATCGATtatcgtaaattaaataattccatagtTGATGATAAGTTTCCTTTGCCgaatattacagaaatactCGACTCTCTTTcaggttgtatatattatacacatttagACTTAAATCAAGGTTTCTATAATGTAGAATTAGATCCAAATAGCCGTAGGTATACAGCATTCTGTTCTGGTCAATACCAGATGACCAGAATGCCAATGGGTCTTAAAACCAGTCCCAGCTCTTTCTCTAGAATGATGAATATGGCTATGGCAGgcttaacatttgaaaaatgttttatttaccttgaTGACATCATAATTTTTGGTAGAAATTTAGCagatcacaataaaaatttaacggaAGTATTTGAAcgattaaaacaagttaatttaaagctaAACCCCgataagtgtatatttttaaaaaaggaattactGTATTTGGGTCATGTTGTATCTGGAGATGGTGTTTTACCGGATCCTGATAAAATCAAAGTCTTACAAAATTATCCTATTCCTACTAATACAGACGAGGTAAAACGCTTTGTAGCATTCGCGAACTTTTATCGTAAATTTATTCGAAATTTTGCAgagaaagctttttatttaaataaattatgccgtaaaaatgtacaatttcaTTGGAGTGACGAGTGtcaacattcatttaattcattaaagcaCGATATGATGTCACCTCCGTTACTGCAATACCCAGATTTTTCTGAAAGTAACCAATTTGTAGTTCAAACGGATGCATTGGGTTACGCTATAGGAGCCGTACTGTCCAATAAAAATGGTAAACCTATAGCATATGCTAGCCGAACTTTAAATAGAGCGGAGAAAAACTATCCAACaatcgaaaaataattattagcgATTGTATGGGCTAATAAACACTTCCGGCCTTATTTATACGGACgttctttcaaaatttatacggACCACAAACCTctcatttatctttttaacatGAAAGATCCTTCGAGtaggttattgaaatttagacTTGCTCTCGAAGAATACGATTATATAGTAGAGTATGTAAGAGGAAGTGAAAATTCCGCCGCAGATGCTTTATCTAGAATACGTATTATATCGAAAGACTTAAAAGATATGAGTGAGTGTAGTTTGAATGTGTTGACTAGAGCTCAGAAGAAAAGGATGGAAGAGGAGCATAGTATGTCAGGGATGAACAATGATTCTTTGTGTGATAGTGTGAATACTGACGATTGGCTTGATCACCCAAGAGTCGTAGAGATACACAACAAACCGAAGATAtcgatagaattaagattgatcaacaaaagtaatttacaaaattacgaAAGGACAATGAAATCGCATGCGAATCTagaacttttatatacatacgttttaaagaaaatgacaatttatataaatccagCTATTCGATCACAATTATCGCGAGGCGAATTTGTGAGGGAGCTGtctgatttttgtaaaaaataaatattaacgaagtATACTTCatgaaatgtaaagaaaaaaatacatttatagagcaagtaataaatgaaattaatagtattgaaaACTGGCCCGGTCCAAGAATTATtgtgttaaatgaaattgaaagaaTTGACAACAAAGACGACCaaagagtaatattaaatgattttcatcTCCTCCCCACTAGTGGCCACGCGGGTATTAAGAGGATgttgaataacattaaaaaatattacttttggcCAGGTATCGAACGAGATATAACAGCATTTGTGAGACGCTGTGACAAATGCCAGAAACAAAAGTATTCTATACCTTTAGGGAGCCTATGACTAACTTCTACAGCTCAATCTCCCTtcgaaaaaattttcttagatATTGTAGGACCTTTAGATAgagatagtaataattattcatatatattaacactcCAATGTGAGTTATCTAAATACGTAGAAGCATATCCGTTAGTTTCTAAGAGTTCAGTTGAAGTTGCACAGGCATTCGTAAATAACTTCATTCTTCGACATGGAATACCCAAGGAAATAGCCACAGATCGAGGTACCGAGTTTATGTCCACAGTAATGAAAGAGgtatgtagtttattaaaaattaaaaaaataaattccacAGCATACCATCATGAGAGCATCGGCGCTTTAGAAAATTCCCATAAGAGTTTAGGAGCATTTTTACGCATACAAACTGACAACCACTCCGAGTCTTGGAGTTCCTGGCTACCCTTTTGGTGTTTCTCGTATAATACTTCCGTTCAccgtgaaacaaaatataccccATTCgagttagtttatatttactgGACGTTAGCTTATATTTAGTGGATTTAATTTACTGGACTGATAGAATCAATTACAGGTAGTCTAGGTGGAAAATTTCACAAACCCATTTCAAGCCCTCGATTATATCTACTGGATTTGTCGATTGGTTGAACTATCCAAAAGCCGCGACAGtgggtcaattaatttaaatgaattaattatctttgaccTCAACAGGGACCTAGAGCGGACCTAGAGCGACATCGAAAATAGTTACGAGTTTGGATTAAGTCTCTACTCAAAGAAGCTGGTATTGAAGCTTCTAGCAGATCTGTAAGATCTTCAGTAGCTTCCCTTAACTGAATGGAATGCTTttcaaaagatacaatttaaaactgGAAAATGGAGGCAAGATCCTTTAGAAGATACTTCAaaagagttgttttaaatcagtcacagtaaaatacaaaagcttaGCTATCAAgctattttgattgtattccataaatcaaattgttattaaaataaattattgtattccaataatttaatttttattggacacattatagcaacgtcataatatttatgaccaggtgataacaaacacgtcactcaagatggattccggatgtcaacatgtaacaataattgagagttttaactaacactaaaacttacctattatttttccttaagacatccggaatccaggtaATTTCTACCTGGTTCATCTCgagtatgtataatgaattaagaattatcaatttgttaaaatgtgcaagtttcctcccgccaaattcacattagagagcagcacttgcaccggaagggagtgaaaactggactaaaaggctaaaaagacaggtgcttgactcaagatggattccggatgtcttaaggaaaaataaaaggtaagttttattgttacttaaaactctctattatattcagggatatataacatgatatgcaaaatacaggatagtggagcctctcgatatgccctcctttaatacaaaatttttcagtaaatcgttctctgtccaaggtgcaaagCTTTGCAACTcattcccaccttctgtttacaaagagagaccaagtgcacctgcatttaaacattaacttaagtgacatcttctgtcacttttaccttctgatatgtaatgtttatttatttatactagttgtatattttaacgaactaataattcttttaacaaaatatttgtgtaatcactttatatcactttaaacattgatttagtaatttaacacGTTTTGACTTATACTGTTTTACAAAGTTTCGTTGCAGCTCTTGATCCAACTGATGACAACTGATGTAACGAGCTCTCGTCAGTTTGCagccattattatagtctcgATTGTCTATGGTGGGAGCAACCGGTGGCGGGGGATGGGGGCAGATTTAGTTCGTCAACACGGCCTCTCCTGACAAGGCAGCGTCCTCGCGGCTACCCTGCTCAGCTGTGGTTTGTTCTTCGTAGGAATCGGATTCACAGCTCTCAAAGAATGCTGCGCAAGCGTCGGGGTCCACTCACCTTCCAAGGTACTACGTACTCGGCAGCCGCTTGTGTTACCTTGCCATAAGAGTTTGAGAGTAAGGTAAGCTCATAGCGGTTGTTTGCTAGCGCTTTGGTGACGCGGTATGGACCCCTCATGCCACTGTCCAACTTTCCTGCTCTttgagattgttttataacataaactaaatCATTAACCTTATATCTCCTAGGCGTATTGcggtttttatttacgtaggCGTCCTGAAGTTCtcgattttttattcaaattggttTCAGCCGTTTGTCTTCTTAATTCACGCCATGCTTCGCGATTAGGCGTGGATCCCTCTATCGTTACATCCTTAATAAGGGAATTGATTAACGATGTAATCGCCTCCGTGCCAATGAGTAAGTTTAATGCTGAATACGAAGTAGAAGCttgtttagttatattcaaagttaattgAACCTTCCATAGAACTTGTGACCAATGTGCagacttcagttttatttctactctaatcatatttaatacggtGCGGCAGTACCTCTCAACCTGGCCATTAGACTGGTGCATTTCGGGAGTAATTAAGTGCATCTCAATGCCATATTCTATTAGAAAGGTATTAAAATCCGCGCTGTCGAAATTCGACCCCTATCACAAACGAGTAACCGTGGTGTACCGAAGATACCTATTGCGTTAgttataattcgttttaattcgGATGAATCTTGTTTACGCATTgggaacattaaacaaaatttggtaaaagcgtctattcaattaaaacgtaattataacCGTCGGATTCCGGCAGCGGTCCTAAAGAATCGACATGTATCGTGTCAAATGGGATTGAAGGTTTTTCCCACGATGTAATTGGCTGGAGTGGCGCACGTGGtacctttttatatgttaaacaatttacacaatgtaaatatactttttagtaaaactatgcAATCCGGGGTACCAAAAATgcgtcaaaattaaatttactgtctTTTCATAACTCAGACGCTGGTGTTCGTCGTGAAAAACACGTAGTAGGCTAAGCCTGTAAGCTTtgggtacataatataaaagtcgcgACTGCTCACCTTTGACatcatatttgtaatacaacatgtcatttttctttttgtatcggGTATCGTCCAATTGACCATCATTAAGCTTTTCTAATAAGACTGCTATCTCGTTGTCAGCGGATTGTGCAATTTGCGCCCACGTTTTAGGTTTAACCGGAGTACATAGATTAACAGGATTTCTACTGAGGTAGTCAGCATCAGACATCATTGTACCCTTTCTATATTCTAAAGTGAAGTCATAATCTTGAAGATATATCCACCATCTGGCTACTCTGGGTTGTAAGTCCTTTTTGTTTTGCGTTAACTTAAGTGCATTGCAAtcggtaactattttaaaatgcttagcAATCAAGTATTGGCGGAAATGCTGTAGTGCTCTTACTACTGCAAGGGTTTCCAGCTCATAAGAGTGGTACTTTGGTTCTGCTCCTACTGTGACCCTGCTGTAATAAGCAATGACGCGTTTACACTTCTCGAGATCCACCTGTAGTAGAACCGCTCCATAGCCTTGAGAGCTAGCGTCTGTATGAAGTTCAGTTTCTAACTGCggatcgaaaatttttaaaatcggttcactcgttaaaattttaattat encodes:
- the LOC133320723 gene encoding uncharacterized protein LOC133320723, translated to MEKFDFKVALSLLPVMNDDLSVTKQLIDSVEYYETTLTADSKPQLINFVLKNRLSQSAKLKLHPSYSSISDLIHDMKKELLPKKSATTIQTQLLNFKQNELTIKEYGKQITEMFVDLTISQADNDPETYKVLKPLNEKQAIKRFADGLRNRRTGTIITARNFTSLKDAIQSALDEELPSTSNSNLMSINKKVSCFRNSRGRYNYRGNQYRGYRAHPQHGGGMSRGQQPTWRGTQRGRSWRGNSRPYQNRGMKIKTIA